In one window of Bradysia coprophila strain Holo2 chromosome IV unlocalized genomic scaffold, BU_Bcop_v1 contig_106, whole genome shotgun sequence DNA:
- the LOC119070792 gene encoding probable proline iminopeptidase isoform X3 — protein sequence MYPPIEPFNVGYLQVSSIHTMYYEQCGNKNGLPIVFVHGGPGCSFAPTDRQYFDPEAYHIILFDQRGAGKSTPAFCLEENDTEFLVDDMEKLRVHLGVDRWILFGGSWGSTLSLAYAEKHIDHVLAMILRGIFTLRDEEITFLFQSGTSYIFPDVWEKYVAPIPENERDDFVSAYYKRLIGSDETERLRCAKAWSTWEMATLQLKVNPENILRAENDTWALAFARIECHYFINKGFLKPNQLIDEAYIIRDAKIPVTIVQGRYDMVCPAKTAWDLYKQLPEAEFFFVDDAGHSPKETGILMKLLEACDKYKTLTP from the exons atgtatCCACCAATTGAACCTTTCAACGTGGGATACTTGCAGGTATCCAGTATTCACACGATGTATTACGAGCAGTGTGGAAACAAGAATGGTTTACCAATCGTCTTTGTTCATGG TGGTCCGGGGTGTAGTTTTGCGCCTACAGATCGACAATATTTTGATCCGGAAGCATATCACATTATACTCTTTGATCAACGAGGTGCTGGAAAATCGACACCAGCATTTTGTCTAGAGGAAAATGATACGGAGTTTTTGGTCGATGACATGGAGAAGTTAAG AGTCCATCTAGGAGTGGACCGATGGATATTGTTTGGTGGTAGTTGGGGTTCAACACTGTCATTAGCCTATGCTGAGAAACACATTGATCATGTTCTCGCAATGATTTTGAGAGGAATTTTCACTCTCCGGGACGaggaaattacatttttatttcaaagcgGAACGTCCTACATATTCCCTGACGTGTGGGAAAAATACGTGGCCCCGATTCCAGAAAACGAACGCGATGATTTTGTCTCTGCATACTACAAAAGGCTCATTGGAAGTGATGAGACAGAGAGGCTCCGATGTGCGAAGGCGTGGTCCACTTGGGAAATGGCAACTTTACAACTAAAG GTTAATCCCGAAAACATATTGCGAGCCGAAAATGATACATGGGCTCTGGCTTTCGCTCGAATCGAATGTCATTATTTCATCAACAAAGGTTTTTTGAAGCCGAATCAATTAATTGATGAAGCTTACATCATTCGTGACGCTAAAATACCTGTGACGATAGTGCAGGGACGTTATGATATGGTGTGTCCAGCAAAAACGGCATGGGACCTTTACAAACAACTACCGGAAGCTGAATTCTTTTTCGTGGATGATGCTGGTCATTCACCTAAGGAGACCGGAATTCTTATGAAGTTGCTTGAAGCATGTGATAAGTACAAAACGTTAACTCCGTAG